One genomic segment of Moritella sp. F3 includes these proteins:
- a CDS encoding Flp family type IVb pilin, with protein MNKLSMFIQDFIEDESGLTAVEYAVAGGLVVGALVTAFTDLGGAASDRLDSLTTAIGGTPTVVVP; from the coding sequence ATGAATAAATTATCAATGTTTATCCAAGATTTTATCGAAGACGAAAGTGGTCTAACTGCGGTTGAGTATGCTGTAGCTGGTGGTTTAGTTGTTGGTGCCCTTGTAACTGCTTTCACTGATTTAGGTGGTGCGGCTTCAGATCGACTTGACTCGTTAACCACTGCAATAGGTGGAACGCCTACAGTTGTTGTTCCTTAG